One region of Lagopus muta isolate bLagMut1 chromosome 13, bLagMut1 primary, whole genome shotgun sequence genomic DNA includes:
- the LOC125699765 gene encoding BTB/POZ domain-containing protein KCTD12-like has translation MALADSAGCAKPSEDLPFPEIIELNVGGQVYITRHPTLISVPGSLLWEMFTQKNIRSLARDSKGRFFVDRDGFLFRYILDYMRDQQLVLPEHFPERSRLQREAEYFMLPELVKMLAPKLSKQNSLGDDPCQSDPEEPSPSADTARSLTAASAALPSAGAGGAGGTGTAGAAGPDIRRAGFITIGYRGSYTLGRDSQTDAKFRRVARIMVCGKTSLAKEVFGDTLNESRDPDRPPERYTSRYYLKFTFLEQAFDKLADAGFHMVACNSTGTCAFAHDQTDDRIWTSYTEYVFYRE, from the coding sequence ATGGCCCTGGCGGACAGCGCGGGCTGTGCCAAACCCAGCGAGGATTTGCCTTTCCCTGAAATCATTGAGCTCAACGTGGGCGGACAAGTCTACATCACCCGGCACCCCACCCTGATCAGCGTGCCGGGCTCGCTGCTCTGGGAGATGTTCACGCAGAAGAACATCCGCTCCTTGGCTCGCGACAGCAAGGGCCGCTTCTTCGTGGATCGGGACGGCTTCCTCTTCCGCTACATCCTGGATTACATGAGGGACcagcagctggtgctgcccGAGCACTTCCCGGAGCGCAGCCGGCTGCAGCGAGAGGCTGAGTACTTCATGCTGCCAGAGCTGGTGAAGATGCTGGCCCCAAAGCTCAGCAAGCAGAATTCGCTGGGGGATGACCCGTGCCAAAGTGACCCTGAGGAGCCGTCCCCCAGCGCTGACACTGCCCGCAGCCTGACCGCTGCCAGTGCCGCGCTTCCCAGTGCCGGGGCTGGCGGTGCCGGCGGCACGGGCACAGCAGGCGCTGCTGGCCCTGACATCCGCAGGGCTGGGTTCATCACCATCGGCTACCGTGGCTCCTACACGCTGGGCAGGGACAGCCAGACGGATGCCAAGTTCCGCCGGGTGGCGCGGATCATGGTCTGCGGCAAGACGTCGCTGGCCAAGGAGGTTTTTGGGGATACCTTGAATGAGAGCAGGGACCCAGACAGGCCTCCAGAGAGGTACACCTCCCGGTACTACCTCAAATTCACCTTCTTGGAGCAAGCCTTTGACAAACTGGCCGACGCTGGCTTCCACATGGTGGCTTGCAACTCCACAGGCACCTGTGCCTTCGCCCATGACCAGACAGACGACAGGATCTGGACCTCTTACACCGAATATGTTTTCTATCGTGAGTGA